The Acidobacteriota bacterium nucleotide sequence AGCCTCAACGGCCCCTTCACCGCCTCGGTGCAATGGCTCGAGCGCAGCCTCGACGACTCCTCCAACCGTCGGTTGGTGATCACCGACTCCTTCCTCGGCTGCGACGCCGTCATCGGCCTCGCCGGTCACCTAGCCTCCGGGCTGCGGGTGCGCCGGACGGTGATCGAGGCGCGCATCTCTCGGGAACTCCCCTTCATGGCCACCGAGACGCTGCTGATGCAGGCGGTGTTGCGGGGCGGCGACCGCCAGGATCTCCACGAGCGCATTCGCCGCTACAGTCTGGAGGCCCAGGAAGCGGTGGAAGCCGGCGGCGCCAATCCCCTCATCGATTCCATCGTCGGCGATGCCGACTTCCGCCTCGGTGCTGAAGAAGTGCGCTCCTGGCTCGATCCCCAAGCGTTCACCGGCCGCTCCGCCCAGCAGGTGGAGGAATTCCTCGCCCAGGACCTGGAGCCCGCCATCGCCGACCTGGAAGGCGCCGCCGCCGAGGCGCCGAGGGTCTAGGTCGTGGCGTGGGACCCTTCGCCGATGGTGCCGGGACGATCGCTCCCGCTGTCTGTCGCAGGGCAACGCTTTGCCCCCGGCCCTTCCCCATCAGGCCCCATCCGTCTCGCGCTCTTCCTGGTCAGCCTCTTGATGATCAGCAGCTGGCTCGCCGGCTGCAGCGCCCGCCGCCCCGCGGAAGGCCCCGACCGCAAGGTGGTGGACCGCGGCATCGCCTCCTGGTACGGCGGCAAGTTCCACGGCCGCCGCACCGCCAACGGCGAGGTCTACGACATGAACGCCCTCACCGCAGCCCACAAGACGCTGCCCTTCGGTTCGGTGGTGGAGGTGGTCAACCTCGACAACGGCCGCTCCGTCACCGTGCGCATCAACGACCGCGGCCCCTTCGTCCGCGGCC carries:
- a CDS encoding septal ring lytic transglycosylase RlpA family protein, producing the protein MISSWLAGCSARRPAEGPDRKVVDRGIASWYGGKFHGRRTANGEVYDMNALTAAHKTLPFGSVVEVVNLDNGRSVTVRINDRGPFVRGRVIDLSRAAAKKMGLIGPGVAKVEVVLITPPQPDHYALQAGAFRDATR